CCGGCTTCGGCGCCGGCGTCTTCTACCTTTACGCCAACATCGACCGCGCATTGCTGCGCGACAATCTAGGCGACGACAGCTCTGTCGCGCGCAAGGCGATCGAAGCGCTCGTCACGGCGGCGGCGACCGTCGGACCGCGCGGCAAATCGGCAAGCTTCGCGAGTTTTGCCCGCGCGGCCTACATTCTCGCAGAGCGCGGCAGCGCCGCGCCGCGCACATTGGCCGGCGCCTTTCTCCAGCCCGTCGATCGCCTCGGCCGCAATTCGGACCAGCTCGCGACCTCGATAAACTGCCTGCGCGAGACGCGCGCACGATTGATGACGGCCTATGGGGACGAGGGCGTCGCAAGCACGGAAATGAACACGCTCGACGGAACAGGCGCGCTCGCCGACATCATCGCCTTCGCGACGGAGGGCCTCTGATGCCCGACTTGCTGATGTTTCAGCTCGTGGCGCCGATGGCCTCATTCGGCGCCGTCGCGGTCGGCGAGCGGCGCGAGACGGCGACGCGGCCGGGTCACGCCGCGCTCACCGGCCTGCTCGGCGCGGCGCTCGGCCTCGTCCGCAACGATCCGCGACAGGCGTCCTTTTCGGCAAGTCTCGCCTTCGCCATCCGCCGCGACCGGTTGGGGCCGCTCCTCGCCGACTATCACACAGCGCAAACACCGCCCGCGCGGAAGGGACGCCGTTTCGCTACGCGACGCGAGGAACTCGCCGGCGAGAAAAATACCATTCTCTCGCGTCGCGATTATTACACCGACTGCGCCTTCAGCATTGCCTGTCTGCCGCTGAGCGACACGCTGGCCACGTTGCAGGATATGGCCGAGGCGCTTTGTCGGCCACGTTTCGCGCTCTATCTCGGCCGCAAGTCCTGCCCGCTTTGCCTGCCGCCCGATCCGCTGCTCACGCCGGCCGCTAGCCTGCGCGACGCCTTCGACGCCTATGACGCGCACCGTCACGACCGAGCGCCGTTCGGCTGGCGTAACGCGGCCGGCGAGATTGCGCTGGATCCAATCTTCTGCGCGAAGGGTCTCGCGCCGACCGCCCTCGACGGACGGCGCGAGCAGCGACGCGACGTCGTCGTGGACCGCAGGAGCTGGCGTTTCGATCTGCGCCACGAAATCGTGGCCGCGCATCTCGGCGGCGAAGCGGCGGCGTCATGAGCGGGCCGCTCTACTTCTCGCGCGCGAAGCTGCGTAACGATCCGGCGCTCGAAGCACTGGCGCCGGTGCTCATGCCGTCGGACGCCGCTGCGCGCGTGCAGACCGATCATCGCCTCATGTGGTCGCTCTTCGCCGGTGACCGGGAGGCCCCGCGCGATTTTCTCTTCCGCCGCGAGACACGAAAAGCGGTCGCGCCGGGCGCCTCCTTTCTGATCCTCTCCAAACGGCCGCCCAGTGAGACATCACCATTGTTCGAGGTGGAGACCAAATCCTTCGCGCCGGCGCTGTCGGTAGGTGACCGCCTGCACTTCTCGCTTTATGCCAATCCCGCAATCAACCGCAGCCATCGGGTCGGTGAGCGCAAGGTGACGCGGCGTCACGATGTGGTGATGGACGCGCTGCGGCACGTCCCGGCCGGCGACCGCGCAGACGCGCGCGAGCGGGCGATCCAGGAGGCCGGACGCGCGTGGCTGACGCAGAAAGGCGAACAATCGGGATTCGCGCTCGCCGGGACGACGGAGATCGACGGATACGAGCAGCTCACGATCGCGCGCGATGGCGGAGCGCCGATCATTTTGTCGGTTCTCTGCTTCGAGGGCCAGCTCAACGTCACCGAGCCGGGCGTGTTCTTACGTTCTCTGGCGGAAGGCTTTGGCCGCGCGCGGGCCTTCGGCTGCGGCCTGATGCTGATCCGGCGGGCGTGACGCCGTGAGCGATCCCGCAGCGCGGCGCGACCCTCGCGATGGCATGCCCGGCCTCGCGCCGCCGCGCCCCCTGCCGCTCAAGGACCGTTCCTCGATCATATTCATCGAATACGGCCAGATCGACGTCATCGACGGGGCCTTCGTGGTCATCGACGCGAATGGCGTGCGCACGCAAATCCCCGTCGGCGGTTTCGTCTGCCTCATGCTAGAGCCCGGCACGCGCCTGTCCCACGCGGCCGCGGCGCTGGCGGCCCGCGCGGGGACGCTGATCGTCTTCGTCGGCGAGGCGGGCGTGCGGCTCTATTCGACAGGGCAACCCGGCGGCGCGCGGGCGGATCGGCTGCTCTATCAGGCGCGGCTGGCGCTCGATGACGAGCTGCGTCTGAACGTGGTCCGCAAAATGTTCGAGATGCGCTTCAAGGAAAGTGCGCCCGATCGGCGTTCGGTTGAACAGCTTCGCGGGGTCGAAGGCGCGCGCGTGAAGCGGATTTACGAACTGCTGGCGCACCAGCATGGCGTGAACTGGCGACGGCGGGATTACGATCCCTCGAACTGGGATGTTTCCGACGTTCCCAATCGCTGCGTCTCTGCGGCGACCGCCTGTCTCCATGGGCTGGCGGAGGCCGCCGTGCTGGCCGCCGGTTACGCGCCGGCAATCGGCTTCCTGCATACGGGCAAACCCTTGTCTTTCGTCTACGACGTCGCTGATCTCTTCAAGTTCGAGACGGTCGTGCCGGTGGCTTTCGAGATTGCCGGAAAGGCGGCGAAGGGCAGGCTGCACGACGAGCCGACGCGGGCGGTGCGACGGGCCTGCCGGGACAGTTTTCGGCGCGCCAATCTGCTGGAGCGGCTAATTCCAGCCATAGAGGAAGCGCTCGCCGCCGGAGGGATCGACAAGCCAGCGCCGCCCGAGGATGCGGTAGGGCCGGCGTTCACGGATGGGGAGCAAAGCGGCGATGCTGGTCATCGTGGTTGAAAACGCGCCACCACGGCTACGCGGGCGGCTCGCCGTCTGGCTCATCGAGGCGCGCGCGGGGGTCTATGTCGGCGCCTATTCGCGCCGCACACGGGAAAGAATCTGGGAGGAGGTCCAGGGAGCGATCGGCGAGGGAAACGCGGTCCTCGCCTGGTCGGCCCCGACGGATGCTGGCTTCACGATCGAAACCTGCGGCGCCAATCGGCGTATTCCAGTGGATTTGGATGGCTTCACATTGATGAGCTTTCTCCCGCCAGCGGAGGTAAAAGGGGCAAAGAATCGGTAGGGGAACGCGGCCAGCACATCCAGCGCCCCGAAACAGGTTCGGTCCGCCTGCAACAAAGGACACCAACGTCGGCGCGCTGTTTAACATCTTGAAGAGACCGTGAGATCAGCGCCCTATCGGACCGTGTTCCGCACACACCAATTCTGGGATGACGCGACTTCCAAGTCCGTCAATTCCGCGCCCCGATACGATGCGTTGCCCAAGCTCCGTCTGGTGACCGGCGCGGGCGATCATGCGCTAATTTCTTCGAGGCCGCAGGATAAAAGCCGGTTTAAGACGAAGCCGCTCTAGCTTCAGGTCATCAGCCGAAACTGGCCGAGGCTTGTAAGGGAACGTGCTTCGGGCGAGGCCGAGCATCTTTGTTTGTCCGTTGACCAGCAAGGCGTGGGTCCGATCGATCATCGCTTTGCGCTTACTGATTGGATTGCCGCCTTTCGTCCGCCGCCTTACGTTTTTTCAGTTCTGGCTCGGTGAGTTCGTATTTCATCAGAAACCGAAGGGCCCGGCTCCAGGACTCATCGGTTTCGCCGCGTAAATCCGTCTCCGACACATGAACCAGTCGGCCGGTCCGAGCGTCGCGGATGCGGATTTCTAGCGTCTGCTCCATGATGCTGATTTTGCGAAAGAAGGCGACAAAGGCCAAGTCTGCGCCCAGCCCCCTCGCGATGTCGGCGTCACAGCCATTGCATTTTCTCAGCCAATGT
The DNA window shown above is from Methylocystis echinoides and carries:
- the cas1e gene encoding type I-E CRISPR-associated endonuclease Cas1e — encoded protein: MSDPAARRDPRDGMPGLAPPRPLPLKDRSSIIFIEYGQIDVIDGAFVVIDANGVRTQIPVGGFVCLMLEPGTRLSHAAAALAARAGTLIVFVGEAGVRLYSTGQPGGARADRLLYQARLALDDELRLNVVRKMFEMRFKESAPDRRSVEQLRGVEGARVKRIYELLAHQHGVNWRRRDYDPSNWDVSDVPNRCVSAATACLHGLAEAAVLAAGYAPAIGFLHTGKPLSFVYDVADLFKFETVVPVAFEIAGKAAKGRLHDEPTRAVRRACRDSFRRANLLERLIPAIEEALAAGGIDKPAPPEDAVGPAFTDGEQSGDAGHRG
- the cas5e gene encoding type I-E CRISPR-associated protein Cas5/CasD translates to MPDLLMFQLVAPMASFGAVAVGERRETATRPGHAALTGLLGAALGLVRNDPRQASFSASLAFAIRRDRLGPLLADYHTAQTPPARKGRRFATRREELAGEKNTILSRRDYYTDCAFSIACLPLSDTLATLQDMAEALCRPRFALYLGRKSCPLCLPPDPLLTPAASLRDAFDAYDAHRHDRAPFGWRNAAGEIALDPIFCAKGLAPTALDGRREQRRDVVVDRRSWRFDLRHEIVAAHLGGEAAAS
- a CDS encoding DUF3280 domain-containing protein; the encoded protein is MRAASRRYFGTLVLATFLMLHSVTSLAAAPCKLAVFDIELDDFSAGGPLAGESAAETARLQRMTALARDLLSRSGLFDLVDVPSSASPMIAEHWLRKCNGCDADIARGLGADLAFVAFFRKISIMEQTLEIRIRDARTGRLVHVSETDLRGETDESWSRALRFLMKYELTEPELKKRKAADERRQSNQ
- the cas6e gene encoding type I-E CRISPR-associated protein Cas6/Cse3/CasE; protein product: MSGPLYFSRAKLRNDPALEALAPVLMPSDAAARVQTDHRLMWSLFAGDREAPRDFLFRRETRKAVAPGASFLILSKRPPSETSPLFEVETKSFAPALSVGDRLHFSLYANPAINRSHRVGERKVTRRHDVVMDALRHVPAGDRADARERAIQEAGRAWLTQKGEQSGFALAGTTEIDGYEQLTIARDGGAPIILSVLCFEGQLNVTEPGVFLRSLAEGFGRARAFGCGLMLIRRA
- the cas2e gene encoding type I-E CRISPR-associated endoribonuclease Cas2e, whose translation is MLVIVVENAPPRLRGRLAVWLIEARAGVYVGAYSRRTRERIWEEVQGAIGEGNAVLAWSAPTDAGFTIETCGANRRIPVDLDGFTLMSFLPPAEVKGAKNR